In the genome of Rhodamnia argentea isolate NSW1041297 chromosome 3, ASM2092103v1, whole genome shotgun sequence, one region contains:
- the LOC125314031 gene encoding F-box protein At5g03100-like translates to MALPDANPDLSSAPPEAVEVNNISPLPDVIIYHIFCFLPFKDLVKTSVLSKQWRLAWNSTPNIDVSLRSWLVVPLISKALSLCTSTKIEKFHVNFYVHPEFDRWFHFAAARQVEDASLVFGGTNRVVPQFMCDCTSLVSLRISKATFPPDFTIHWPSLKKLCPHDVIFIYFPSEKDVIMKIMRGCPVLESFTLRSSWLEARNIWIDSRSLRELVIEADISSSLILSAPNLLSLHLSGGFVSSLIGVSSLAEAELNFNEPTRRWYVSHDFKSHLLKLQHATKITFGSWCLQVLSRTGIKGRPYLSSRWRNIVVYTTFRKKDFPKLCNFVEKQFGRSRKDFPCVANQLKRVEIVGFEFNDEKSKLLRALAKFLLEEAVELEKIDNPC, encoded by the exons ATGGCGCTGCCAGACGCCAACCCCGATCTCTCCTCCGCTCCACCAGAGGCGGTGGAGGTTAATAACATCAGCCCCCTGCCCGACGTCATAATCTACCATATCTTCTGCTTCTTGCCCTTCAAAGACCTGGTGAAGACCAGCGTGCTGTCCAAGCAATGGCGTTTGGCTTGGAACTCCACTCCGAACATCGATGTCTCTCTCCGCTCATGGCTTGTCGTTCCTTTGATCAGCAAAGCACTGAGTCTCTGCACTTCCACTAAGATAGAGAAGTTCCATGTGAACTTTTACGTCCATCCTGAATTCGATCGGTGGTTCCACTTTGCTGCGGCACGCCAAGTGGAGGACGCTTCGTTGGTCTTTGGAGGCACGAATCGTGTTGTACCACAATTCATGTGCGATTGCACGTCGCTGGTTAGCTTGCGAATATCGAAGGCTACTTTTCCACCGGATTTTACCATCCACTGGCCTTCACTTAAGAAATTGTGCCCCCACGACGTTATTTTCATTTACTTTCCCTCGGAGAAAGATGTGATTATGAAAATCATGAGGGGGTGCCCTGTTCTTGAATCTTTTACGTTGCGTTCCTCCTGGCTCGAAGCTCGCAACATCTGGATTGATTCAAGATCTCTAAGAGAGTTGGTGATTGAAGCGGATATTTCTTCGTCGCTCATTCTTTCGGCTCCGAATCTGCTTTCATTGCATTTGTCAGGTGGATTTGTCTCCAGCCTAATTGGAGTATCTTCATTAGCAGAGGCAGAGTTGAACTTTAACGAGCCAACTCGTCGTTGGTACGTTTCTCACGACTTTAAGTCCCATCTTTTAAAGCTGCAACATGCCACGAAAATCACATTCGGAAGCTGGTGCCTTCAG GTTCTATCAAGAACGGGGATAAAGGGACGGCCGTACCTGTCATCGAGATGGCGAAATATTGTGGTGTATACTACA TTTAGGAAAAAAGATTTTCCAAAGCTCTGCAACTTTGTTGAAAAGCAATTTGGGCGCTCACGGAAGGATTTCCCTTGTGTGGCAAATCAGCTCAAAAGGGTTGAAATTGTCGGGTTCGAATTCAACGATGAGAAATCAAAACTTTTGCGTGCCTTAGCTAAGTTTCTTCTCGAGGAGGCAGTTGAATTGGAGAAGATAGACAATCCGTGCTGA
- the LOC125314032 gene encoding pyrophosphate-energized vacuolar membrane proton pump-like, translating to MFFFYPALGYKSVIIPIFAIAMSIFVSFSFAAMYVIAVAALGMPSTIATRLAIDACDNAGGIVEMAGMSHRTRERTDALDAAGNTTAAIGKGFAIGSAALVSLALFGAFVSHAAISTVDVLTPKVFIGLLVVAMLPYRFSAMTMESVGRAASKMVEEVRRQFNSIPGLMEGHAKANYARCIKISTDASLKEMIPPGALVSGVQLILMEIRCVSVLIVYVAQGIALDRLLVQKML from the exons atgttttttttttaccctgcCTTGGGATATAAATCTGTCATTATCCCAATTTTTGCCATTGCCATGAGCATTTTTGTGAGTTTCAGTTTTGCTGCCATGTATGTAATTGCTGTGGCTGCCCTTGGTATGCCTAGTACCATTGCCACTAGATTGGCCATAGATGCATGCGACAATGCTGGAGGTATTGTTGAGATGGCTGGCATGAGTCACAGAACTCGTGAGAGAACTGATGCCCTTGACGCTGCTGGCAATACAACTGCTGCCATTGGAAAG GGATTCGCCATAGGATCAGCTGCCCTGGTGTCTCTCGCTCTGTTTGGTGCATTTGTGAGTCATGCAGCAATTTCTACCGTTGATGTCCTGACACCAAAGGTTTTCATTGGTTTGCTCGTGGTTGCCATGCTTCCTTACCGGTTCTCTGCTATGACCATGGAAAGTGTGGGAAGGGCAGCATCGAAGATGGTTGAGGAGGTCCGCAGGCAGTTTAACAGCATTCCAGGGCTCATGGAGGGTCATGCAAAGGCTAACTACGCTAGATGCATCAAAATTTCAACTGATGCATCTCTCAAGGAGATGATTCCACCTGGTGCTCTTGTTTCTGGTGTTCAGTTAATTCTTATGGAAATAAGATGCGTATCTGTTTTGATAGTTTACGTTGCTCAAGGTATAGCTCTTGATAGACTGCTTGTTCAGAAGATGTTGTAG